In Monodelphis domestica isolate mMonDom1 chromosome 3, mMonDom1.pri, whole genome shotgun sequence, the following proteins share a genomic window:
- the ISL1 gene encoding insulin gene enhancer protein ISL-1 has translation MGDMGDPPKKKRLISLCVGCGNQIHDQYILRVSPDLEWHAACLKCAECNQYLDETCTCFVRDGKTYCKRDYIRLYGIKCAKCSIGFSKNDFVMRARSKVYHIECFRCVACSRQLIPGDEFALREDGLFCRADHDVVERASLGAGDPLSPLHPARPLQMAAEPISARQPALRPHVHKQPEKTTRVRTVLNEKQLHTLRTCYAANPRPDALMKEQLVEMTGLSPRVIRVWFQNKRCKDKKRSIMMKQLQQQQPNDKTNIQGMTGTPMVAASPERHDGGLQANPVEVQSYQPPWKVLSDFALQSDIDQPAFQQLVNFSEGGPGSNSTGSEVASMSSQLPDTPNSMVASPIEA, from the exons ATGGGAGACATGGGAGATCCACCAAAAA aaaAACGTCTGATTTCCCTATGTGTTGGTTGCGGCAATCAAATTCACGATCAGTATATTCTGAGGGTTTCTCCGGATTTGGAATGGCATGCGGCATGTTTGAAATGTGCGGAGTGTAATCAGTATTTGGACGAGACCTGTACATGCTTTGTTAGGGATGGGAAAACCTACTGTAAAAGAGATTATATCAG GTTATACGGGATAAAGTGCGCCAAGTGCAGCATCGGTTTCAGCAAGAATGATTTTGTGATGCGGGCCCGCTCCAAGGTGTACCACATCGAGTGTTTCCGCTGCGTGGCCTGCAGTCGTCAGCTCATCCCCGGGGACGAGTTCGCGCTGCGGGAGGATGGCCTCTTCTGCCGGGCCGACCACGATGTAGTGGAGAGGGCCAGTCTAGGAGCCGGCGACCCTCTGAGTCCCCTTCATCCTGCGCGGCCGCTGCAAATGGCAG CAGAACCCATCTCTGCCAGGCAGCCAGCTTTGCGGCCTCATGTCCACAAGCAACCAGAGAAGACCACCCGAGTCCGGACTGTCCTTAATGAAAAACAGCTTCACACCTTGAGGACCTGCTATGCTGCCAACCCCAGACCTGATGCTCTCATGAAGGAGCAACTAGTGGAAATGACTGGCCTCAGCCCTAGAGTGATCAGGGTCTGGTTTCAAAACAAGAGGTGTAAGGACAAAAAGCGGAGCATCATGATGAAACAGCTCCAGCAGCAGCAACCTAATGACAAAACT AATATCCAAGGGATGACAGGAACTCCGATGGTGGCTGCTAGCCCAGAGAGACATGATGGCGGTTTACAGGCTAACCCTGTGGAGGTGCAAAGTTACCAGCCTCCTTGGAAAGTACTGAGTGACTTCGCTTTGCAGAGTGACATTGATCAGCCTGCCTTTCAGCAACTG gtcaATTTTTCAGAAGGTGGGCCAGGTTCCAATTCCACTGGAAGTGAAGTAGCATCAATGTCCTCTCAGCTTCCAGATACACCAAACAGCATGGTAGCCAGTCCTATTGAGGCATGA